The genomic interval AAAATAAAATTTTGCATGCCGAAGTTCAAATTGATGAAAGTACTGTTTTGCATTTGTCGAGCAATTATGGAAAGCCGTTCAGTAATGAGAATGTAAATTTGATTCTTACTTTTGATGATTTAGAAAAAGAGCAACGTGTATATAATGATTTAAGTAAAAATGGAGATCCGCATATGCCGCTTGCTGAAACATTCTTTAATTCAATGCATGGTCAAGTTAGAGACCAATATGGTATTAACTGGTTGATGAACTGTTTTTTAAATAAAAAATAGGGTACTTTCAACACAAGTAGGTCACCGAATGTGAAGGATAATAGAAATGACTAGGGGTTAAATAAATGAAACACAGCAAAAAATATGACGATATTACAATCAAACCATATGAACAAAAGTATTATCACAATGTTTTAGAATTTGAACTATCAGAACGCCAACAAATATACTCATCACTTCCCATTCAAGTGTTGGAAGATGCTATAGAAGATGAGAATCGTATTGCGAATATCGCAATTAATAAAGATAAAGAAGTGATTGGTTTTTTCGTTTTGCATCAATATTATCAGCATGAGGGATACGATACACCTGAAAATGTAGTGTATATCCGTTCGTTATCAATTAATGAGAAGTTCCAAGGAAATGGTTATGGCACTAAAATAATGATGAATCTTCCAGATTATGTACAATCTCTGTATAGTGATTTTAATCATTTGTATTTAGTGGTAGATGCAGAAAATCAGGCGGCTTGGAATGTGTATGAACGCGCAGGTTTCATGCATGCTGCTACAAAAGAAGAAGGCCCAATTGGAAAAGAACGCCTTTATTACTTAGATTTAGACTCAAAGTATGTATCATCTTTGAAATTGATTGCGCCAGAAGAACAACCGGATAGGGAAATAGATACTGTGAATCTAATTCTTGATGGAGAAAAAGTTGGTTTTATTGCTTTACAAGCAACAAACAGTCGAATGCATATCCGTGGAATAGAAGTATACGAACAATTTCGCAATCAAGGTATTGCTGAAAGTGCACTTCGACAACTTGCAACTTATGTACGAAAAAATTATCCTTCGATTAATGCATTAGATATTATTTTATTTGGGGAACATAATGAGTTAAAACCATTATGTATGAATAGTAATTTTGTAGAAACCCTCCAAACCGAAGACTATGTGAAATATGAAAAATATATTGTCTATTAAGAGAAAGTAATGCAATGCCATTGCGAAAAGCGATATTGTCATTTATAATTTAATTTTGTTAACATGGATATCAAGAAATTTTATGAATAGACTGATAAAGAAAGCCTTTGAAAGGAAGTTATTAAATAATGAAAATTCAAGACTACACTAAAGAAATGGTAGACGAAAAATCATTTATCGATATGGCTCATACGTTATTAGAAGAAAAAGGCACTACAATGAACTTGTATGATATTATTGATGAATTTAAAGCGTTAGGTCATTATGAAGACAATGAACATTTAGAAAACCGTATTGTTCAATTCTATACTGACTTAAATACTGATGGCCGCTTCCTTAATGTTGGAGAAAACAACTGGGGATTACGTGATTGGTACTCAGTAGATGACATTGAAGAAAAAATTGCACCAACAATCCAAAAATTCGATATCTTAGATGAAGATGACGAAGAAGATAAAAATCTAAAACTTCTTGGTGAAGAAGAAGAAGAAATTGATGATCAAGAAACAGCAGAAGCAGATGCTGAAGATGATGATGAAGATTTAGATGATCCTCAAGACGAAGAAGAAATTAACGGTTCTGATATCGTTATTGAAGAGGATAAAGACGAATTAGACGAAGCAGAAGAGTTGTTCGAAGAAGAAGAAGACTTCAACGATGATGCGGATGACGATAAAATTTAATTGACTTTTTCTGTAAAAATGATAGAATTTTATTCGGGCTCCTTTAATTAGGACAACGTGTATAAACTATACGCTCCCCCTTTACATGTGATGTGAGAGGGAGCGTTTTTTTATTTTATTAAACAGGTGAATCAGCATTTAAGACAGAAATATCGTATTAAGGTATTGTCTTAAGTTAAAAAGAAGCATAGACAAGTATAAAAGTAAATTAATTTGTGATTAATAGTAGGAGGATATAAAACATGACTAAGTTCATTTTTGTAACTGGTGGGGTTGTTTCCTCATTAGGTAAAGGGATTACTGCAGCATCTTTAGGTAGATTATTAAAAGACAGAGGACTTTCTGTCACTATTCAAAAATTCGACCCGTATTTGAACGTGGATCCAGGTACAATGAGTCCTTATCAACACGGTGAGGTTTTTGTAACAGACGATGGCGCGGAAACAGATTTAGACTTAGGCCACTATGAGCGTTTTATCGATATTAACTTAAATAAATATTCAAACGTAACAGCAGGTAAAGTTTATTCTCATGTTTTGAAAAAAGAACGACGCGGTGATTACTTAGGCGGTACGGTTCAAGTAATTCCGCATATTACAAACGAAATCAAAGAACGTTTATTATTAGCAGGGGAAAGTACTAAAGCAGATGTTGTTATTACTGAAATCGGCGGTACAACTGGGGATATCGAATCGCTGCCATTTATTGAAGCAATCCGTCAAATCCGTAGTGACTTAGGTCGAGAAAATGTAATGTATATCCATTGTACGTTATTACCATTCATTAAAGCTGCAGGCGAAATGAAAACAAAACCTACACAACACAGTGTTAAAGAATTACGCGGCTTAGGTATTCAACCTGATTTAATCGTAGTTAGAACAGAGTATGAAATGACACAAGATTTAAAAGATAAAATTGCTTTATTCTGTGATATCCCAGAACAAAATGTAATTGAATGCCGTGATGCAGAATCTCTATATGAAATTCCATTACAATTAAGCAAACAACATATGGATGACTTAGTTATTAAACGATTAGATTTAAATGCTAAATATGAAACGCAGTTAGATGAATGGAAACATTTATTGGATGTTGTAAATCACCTTGACGGTAAAATTACAATTGGTCTAGTTGGTAAATACGTGAGCTTGCAAGATGCTTACTTATCAGTAGTTGAAGCATTGAAACATGCAGGTTATCCGCTTCACAAAGACATCAATGTTAAATGGATTGATTCAAGTGAAGTAACTGATGAAAATGCAGCTGAGTACTTAAAAGATGTTGATGGTATTTTAGTACCAGGCGGATTTGGTTTCCGTGCAAGCGAAGGTAAAATTTCCGCGATTCGATATGCACGTGAAAACAATGTGCCATACTTCGGTATTTGTTTAGGTATGCAGTTAGCAACAGTAGAATTTGCACGTAATGTACTTGGCTTAGAAGGGGCACATTCAGCAGAACTTGATCCAGAAACACCTTATCCAGTGATTGACTTGCTTCCTGAACAAAAAGACATTGAAGATTTAGGCGGTACTTTACGATTAGGATTATATCCAAGTGAAGTTAAAGAAGGTACTTTAGCATATGATATTTACGGTAAAAAAGAAATCGAAGAAAGACACCGTCACCGTTATGAATTTAATAATGATTACCGTGAACAAATGGAAGAAAATGGCTTGGTATTCTCAGGTGTCAGCCCAGACGGCCGTCGAATTGAAATGGTAGAATTGCCGAAAAATGATTTCTTCTTTGCGTGTCAATTCCACCCAGAATTCTTATCACGTCCAAATCGTCCGCAACCTATTTTCAAAGCATTTATCGAAGCGGCGAATAAATATAAAGAAGCAAAAGAAAATAAATAATCATGCATATAAAAACGCATCTCCTTTTCAAATCGGGAGATGCGTTTATTTATGCTTCAGGATCTAAATCTAAATCACGAATCATTTCGACCATTTGAGTGTAAATCTCATAATAAATATAATTCAATGCCATTGGATGGGGTTGAACAACTTTATCATAATCTTCTGTATAAACAATTGGCCGAGGTGTATTCAAGTTAATATAATGCAATAAATGATCTGGAATTTCGACTTCTTTGTTTTTATTACAAATCAGAACGAAATCAGCATCTAAATCAATTAAAGTTTGCGTATCATTTTGTACTTCTTCTGTATAAAAAGGTGCAAACAGCAATACGCGATCTGTAGTATCTAATTCGTTGAAATGGTCTAAGTCAGCTAACAAACGACTTGATTCCAATTTTTCATGACTTTGTGTTATATAGCTTTCGAAAAATTTTAAGTCATCATATCCTTTAACATAGACATTTCCTTCACCGCCGATTGCTTGAATCAAACATTGAGCAGCCATTTGAATGTCTAAAGATTGGTTGTTGATACGATTAAAAATACCTGTCAGCTGGGTTTGTAGTATATTTGCCATGATTTCCTCCACTATTTAATCTCTCCATATATTTTAAAGTAGAAAATAATGTAATTCAATCTTCTGAATGATGTATTACGAGGTATAAAATTCGGGTAGTGTATTACAACACATTGCTTTAATAAGAGTAATGGTTAGAAAATGAAAACGATATAAAAACTGAATACGTTTTCATTTGAAAATTCACACAAATTTATCAATTAAAACCGCTTACATTGTTTTTTACAATGCATTTAAGGGGTTATTTTGATATACTTAAAGTGTAAAAATCACGTGCGCGACGCACTCAAGGAGGAACTTTCATGCCTTTAGTTTCAATGAAAGAAATGTTAATCGATGCGAAAGAAAAAGGTTATGCTGTTGGTCAATATAACCTGAACAACCTAGAATTCACTCAAGCAATTCTAGAAGCTTCACAAGAACAAAATGCACCAGTTATCTTAGGTGTATCAGAAGGTGCAGCTCGTTATATGAGCGGTTTCTACACTGTAGTAAAAATGGTTGAAGGATTATTACACGACCTTAAAATTACAGTACCAGTTGCAATTCACTTAGATCACGGTTCAAGCTTCGAAAAATGTAAAGAAGCAATTGATGCTGGTTTCACATCAGTAATGATTGATGCTTCTCACAGCCCATTTGAAGAAAACATCGAAACTACTAAAAAAGTAGTTGAATATGCTCATGAACGCGGTGTTTCTGTAGAAGCTGAATTAGGTACTGTAGGTGGACAAGAAGATGACGT from Staphylococcus condimenti carries:
- a CDS encoding DUF2529 family protein, with product MANILQTQLTGIFNRINNQSLDIQMAAQCLIQAIGGEGNVYVKGYDDLKFFESYITQSHEKLESSRLLADLDHFNELDTTDRVLLFAPFYTEEVQNDTQTLIDLDADFVLICNKNKEVEIPDHLLHYINLNTPRPIVYTEDYDKVVQPHPMALNYIYYEIYTQMVEMIRDLDLDPEA
- the rpoE gene encoding DNA-directed RNA polymerase subunit delta; the encoded protein is MKIQDYTKEMVDEKSFIDMAHTLLEEKGTTMNLYDIIDEFKALGHYEDNEHLENRIVQFYTDLNTDGRFLNVGENNWGLRDWYSVDDIEEKIAPTIQKFDILDEDDEEDKNLKLLGEEEEEIDDQETAEADAEDDDEDLDDPQDEEEINGSDIVIEEDKDELDEAEELFEEEEDFNDDADDDKI
- a CDS encoding GNAT family N-acetyltransferase gives rise to the protein MKHSKKYDDITIKPYEQKYYHNVLEFELSERQQIYSSLPIQVLEDAIEDENRIANIAINKDKEVIGFFVLHQYYQHEGYDTPENVVYIRSLSINEKFQGNGYGTKIMMNLPDYVQSLYSDFNHLYLVVDAENQAAWNVYERAGFMHAATKEEGPIGKERLYYLDLDSKYVSSLKLIAPEEQPDREIDTVNLILDGEKVGFIALQATNSRMHIRGIEVYEQFRNQGIAESALRQLATYVRKNYPSINALDIILFGEHNELKPLCMNSNFVETLQTEDYVKYEKYIVY
- a CDS encoding CTP synthase, translated to MTKFIFVTGGVVSSLGKGITAASLGRLLKDRGLSVTIQKFDPYLNVDPGTMSPYQHGEVFVTDDGAETDLDLGHYERFIDINLNKYSNVTAGKVYSHVLKKERRGDYLGGTVQVIPHITNEIKERLLLAGESTKADVVITEIGGTTGDIESLPFIEAIRQIRSDLGRENVMYIHCTLLPFIKAAGEMKTKPTQHSVKELRGLGIQPDLIVVRTEYEMTQDLKDKIALFCDIPEQNVIECRDAESLYEIPLQLSKQHMDDLVIKRLDLNAKYETQLDEWKHLLDVVNHLDGKITIGLVGKYVSLQDAYLSVVEALKHAGYPLHKDINVKWIDSSEVTDENAAEYLKDVDGILVPGGFGFRASEGKISAIRYARENNVPYFGICLGMQLATVEFARNVLGLEGAHSAELDPETPYPVIDLLPEQKDIEDLGGTLRLGLYPSEVKEGTLAYDIYGKKEIEERHRHRYEFNNDYREQMEENGLVFSGVSPDGRRIEMVELPKNDFFFACQFHPEFLSRPNRPQPIFKAFIEAANKYKEAKENK
- a CDS encoding VOC family protein, producing the protein MMQLSPYIIVNDVKKAADFYNSVFGGEIIILNQQKNKILHAEVQIDESTVLHLSSNYGKPFSNENVNLILTFDDLEKEQRVYNDLSKNGDPHMPLAETFFNSMHGQVRDQYGINWLMNCFLNKK
- the fdaB gene encoding class IIb fructose-bisphosphate aldolase FdaB, producing the protein MPLVSMKEMLIDAKEKGYAVGQYNLNNLEFTQAILEASQEQNAPVILGVSEGAARYMSGFYTVVKMVEGLLHDLKITVPVAIHLDHGSSFEKCKEAIDAGFTSVMIDASHSPFEENIETTKKVVEYAHERGVSVEAELGTVGGQEDDVVADGVIYADPKECQELVEKTGIDTLAPALGSVHGPYKGEPNLGFKEMEEIGESTGLPLVLHGGTGIPTKDIQKSISLGTAKINVNTENQIASAKAVREVLNNDKEVYDPRKYLGPAREAIKATVTGKIKEFGTSNRA